One genomic segment of Impatiens glandulifera chromosome 6, dImpGla2.1, whole genome shotgun sequence includes these proteins:
- the LOC124943958 gene encoding putative clathrin assembly protein At1g03050, with protein sequence MAPSKLRKAIGAVKDQTSIGLAKVGSSASLSDLEVAIVKATRHEEYPAEERHVREILSLTCYSRAFIGVCVNTISRRLAKTKNWVVALKTIMLVHRLLGEGDPAYQQEIFFATRRGTRLLNLSDFRDASRSDSWDYSAFVRTYALYLDEQLEFKMHGRRGKRVGVSDDHDEDQADLAIIKSTPLQEMKNDLIFSRIQHLMQLLERFLACRPTGSAKHNRVILVALYPIVKESFQLYYDITEIQSIMIDRFPIMEISYAIKLYEIFCRLKKQFDDLDQFYDWCKRSGVARSSEYPDVEKITQRKLDVMDGYLRNKSAETHNRNVNQSEYYRVEETEDHMKLLPAEVIEEEVDINAIKALPAPELLPPKEEDIELPKTQTEADLLNLGEDAMTVEEHGDSLALALFDGESTRNDTNGISPWEAFKDSENWEQELVQSASYLGNQKTSFTRGFDMLMLDGMYQQGSTATCNNIATGSGSSMAFGSAGRPAAAMLALPAPPTAAGMSNVDPFAASLAVPPPSYVQMSEMEKKQRLLVEEQNMWQQYSRNGMQGGQINIENGGYNNNNNYVQQNPYTYSMGGGGYTRTY encoded by the exons atggcGCCAAGCAAGTTAAGGAAAGCAATTGGTGCAGTAAAAGACCAAACCAGCATAGGTCTTGCCAAAGTTGGGAGCAGTGCTTCCCTGTCCGATCTTGAGGTCGCCATTGTTAAGGCGACAAGACATGAAGAATATCCAGCCGAGGAACGTCACGTTCGAGAAATTCTCAGCTTGACCTGCTATTCAAGAGCTTTTATAGGCGTATGCGTCAACACTATTTCCAGGCGTCTTGCCAAAACCAAGAATTGGGTTGTCGCTCTCAAAACCATCATGCTCGTCCACCGTCTTCTCGGAGAAGGCGACCCCGCCTACCAACAGGAAATCTTCTTCGCCACCCGCCGGGGAACACGCTTGCTCAATCTCTCCGATTTTCGAGATGCCTCCAGATCAGATTCATGGGATTACTCTGCTTTTGTCAGGACCTACGCCTTGTACCTTGATGAACAGCTCGAGTTCAAGATGCATGGAAGAAGAGGGAAGCGAGTTGGAGTATCCGACGACCACGAcgaagatc AGGCCGACCTCGCCATTATTAAATCAACCCCGTTGCAAGAGATGAAGAACGACTTGATTTTTTCCAGGATTCAACATCTCATGCAGCTTCTCGAGAGATTCCTTGCCTGCCGCCCAACAG GTTCAGCAAAGCATAACAGAGTGATACTTGTGGCTCTATACCCAATAGTGAAGGAAAGTTTTCAGCTTTACTATGACATAACAGAAATTCAATCCATAATGATTGACAGATTCCCCATCATGGAAATCTCATACGCGATCAAGCTCTACGAGATCTTCTGCCGGTTAAAGAAACAGTTTGATGATCTCGACCAATTCTACGACTGGTGCAAGCGATCTGGCGTAGCCCGTTCATCGGAGTACCCTGACGTTGAAAAGATCACGCAGAGAAAACTCGACGTTATGGATGGATATTTACGCAATAAATCTGCGGAAACCCATAACAGGAATGTTAATCAATCGGAGTATTACAGGGTTGAGGAAACCGAAGATCATATGAAGCTATTACCAGCTGaagttattgaagaagaagttgacATTAACGCAATCAAAGCTCTCCCTGCTCCTGAATTATTACCACCAAAGGAGGAGGACATTGAATTACCCAAAACACAAACGGAGGCGGATTTGCTAAACTTAGGCGAAGATGCAATGACAGTTGAAGAACACGGCGATAGTCTTGCGTTGGCGTTGTTTGACGGAGAATCAACGAGGAATGATACTAATGGTATTAGTCCATGGGAGGCTTTTAAGGATAGTGAAAATTGGGAACAAGAGCTTGTTCAGTCTGCGAGTTATTTAGGAAACCAGAAGACATCATTTACAAGGGGATTTGATATGTTAATGTTGGATGGTATGTATCAACAAGGATCTACTGCAACTTGTAATAATATTGCCACTGGGAGTGGAAGCAGTATGGCGTTTGGATCAGCGGGAAGACCTGCGGCGGCGATGCTGGCACTACCAGCGCCTCCGACAGCGGCGGGGATGTCGAATGTGGACCCGTTTGCGGCGTCGCTGGCGGTGCCTCCGCCGTCGTATGTGCAGATGTCGGAAatggagaagaaacagaggTTGTTAGTTGAAGAGCAGAATATGTGGCAGCAATATTCAAGGAATGGAATGCAAGGGGGGCagattaatattgaaaatggagggtataataataataataattatgtgcAACAAAATCCATATACTTATAGCATGGGAGGAGGAGGCTATACACGCACTTATTGa
- the LOC124943959 gene encoding protein ZW2-like, giving the protein MTQDELNSRDQRINDLLSRVRLHYLQYFETKGRFIESDVYSVLSSRWLSTYERVLLWIGGFKPGLIFRVVPNANLNLTPEQERRIGAVREEIKADETWLTEEHNRIQREAPVAVAPHVIEAARSGRLGTEGERVMNTLQSSFATLVACADRVRVKATTKVIDILNPIQTLKFYMAMATHQLRMRQIGLRRG; this is encoded by the coding sequence ATGACTCAGGACGAATTAAACAGCAGAGATCAAAGAATTAATGATCTTCTTTCTAGGGTTCGACTTCATTATCTCCAATACTTCGAAACCAAGGGTAGATTCATCGAATCCGATGTTTACTCTGTTCTATCTTCCCGTTGGCTCTCAACCTACGAACGTGTCCTTCTATGGATAGGCGGTTTCAAGCCCGGTCTAATATTTCGAGTTGTGCCCAACGCGAATCTTAACCTAACACCGGAACAAGAAAGGAGAATAGGGGCGGTTCGGGAGGAGATAAAGGCTGATGAGACGTGGTTGACTGAAGAACACAATCGGATCCAGCGGGAAGCTCCGGTGGCGGTGGCGCCGCATGTTATAGAGGCGGCACGGAGTGGGAGATTAGGGACCGAGGGAGAGAGGGTAATGAATACGTTGCAATCGTCTTTCGCCACACTGGTGGCATGTGCTGATCGTGTAAGGGTTAAGGCCACGACCAAGGTGATTGATATTCTGAATCCTATTCAAACGCTTAAGTTTTATATGGCAATGGCTACTCATCAACTTAGGATGAGACAAATAGGTTTGCGTCGTGGCTAA
- the LOC124942578 gene encoding protein RAE1-like: MATFGASSSANTNPNKSSEVAQPPGDSVSSICFSPKANFLVASSWDNQVRCWEIMKTGTTIGSVPKASMSHDKPVLCSTWKDDGTTVFSGGCDNQVKMWPLLSGGQPVTVAMHDAPVKEVAWIPEMSLLVSGSWDKTVRYWDLRQSTPVHTQQLPERCYTLSVKHPLMVVGTADRNLIVFNLQNPQAEFKRIVSPLKYQTRCVAAFPDQQGFLVGSIEGRVGVHHLDEAQQSKNFTFKCHREGNEIYAVNSLNFHPVHQTFATAGSDGAFNFWDKDSKQRLKAMARCSQPIPSSAFNNDGSIFAYAVCYDWSKGAENHNPATAKTSIFLHSPQEAEVKAKPRSGVSGRR; the protein is encoded by the exons ATGGCTACCTTTGGTGCTTCCTCCTCTGCGAACACGAATCCTAATAAGTCCTCTGAG GTGGCACAACCTCCAGGTGATTCTGTATCAAGTATTTGTTTCAGTCCTAAGGCAAATTTTCTCGTTGCAAGCTCTTGGGATAATCAG GTGCGATGTTGGGAGATAATGAAGACAGGGACCACAATTGGAAGTGTGCCTAAGGCATCAATGTCGCATGATAAACCG GTACTCTGCTCAACTTGGAAGGATGATGGAACCACCGTTTTCTCAGGAGGCTGTGACAATCAAGTTAAAATGTGGCCCCTACTCTCTGGAGGCCAACCAGTAACAGTGGCCATGCATGATGCACCTGTCAAAGAAGTTGCTTGGATCCCAGAAATGAGCCTGTTAGTCAGCGGAAGTTGGGATAAAACTGTGAG GTATTGGGATTTGAGACAATCAACTCCAGTTCATACCCAGCAACTTCCGGAACGATGCTATACACTTTCTGTGAAGCACCCACTCATGGTGGTTGGCACTGCAGATAGGAACCTCATTGTTTTCAATTTGCAGAATCCTCAG GCTGAGTTTAAGAGAATCGTTTCCCCCCTGAAGTATCAGACGAGGTGTGTTGCTGCATTTCCTGATCAGCAAGGCTTCCTG GTTGGTTCAATTGAAGGAAGAGTTGGTGTACATCATCTCGACGAGGCACAACAAAGTAAAAACTTTACTTTCAAATGCCACAGAGAGGGGAATGAGATCTATGCCGTCAATTCGTTGAACTTCCACCCT GTACATCAAACATTTGCAACTGCTGGATCTGATGGTGCATTTAACTTTTGGGACAAAGACAGCAAACAGAGACTTAAG GCTATGGCGAGGTGCAGTCAACCTATTCCATCCAGTGCTTTCAACAATGATGGTTCAATATTCGCCTACGCA GTCTGTTATGATTGGAGTAAGGGTGCAGAAAACCATAATCCCGCAACTGCAAAGACATCTATTTTCCTACACTCGCCCCAGGAGGCTGAGGTGAAAGCCAAGCCCAGGAGTGGAGTTAGTGGTAGACGATAA
- the LOC124942549 gene encoding uncharacterized protein LOC124942549, which yields MDFRQNHASAGSPSSSTSSTSAPNSSRNGGITINNNNNRNQDDNPMHSWWESISRARNTIHALSNILSPSSSSSLNSLADSDRPAFSLLSSPDAYASIAAALSSPLSGTGDDSICQWLYDTYQSSDTELRLVVLSFIPLVAGIYLSRIHSFSSSSSIVPSLAGFEAVLLVLYSAETKSRAGKPILVTIPDLSQPSLYHAPRNNKSAASVQSRPSVGVLSAPLEPQIAVKSTKRACIVGVALDCYYKQISQMPSWSKLEFCQFASDWAGQDCPCKSEFDSVEDDEISDEMRNLQITVNGENSAAAKKETRIPLPWELLQPVLRILGHCLLAPLNGEQVKNGAAMAVRSLYARASHDLVPQAILATRSLIQLDKRGREVAKAAAIAANSTGSNANTPKSRKPEILLVSK from the coding sequence ATGGACTTCCGTCAAAACCACGCCTCCGCCGGTTCACCATCATCGTCGACTTCATCCACCTCCGCCCCAAACTCAAGCCGTAACGGCGGAATCaccatcaacaacaacaacaaccgcAATCAAGATGACAATCCGATGCATTCATGGTGGGAATCCATCTCCAGAGCTCGTAACACCATCCACGCCCTCTCCAACATCCTCTCTCCCTCCTCATCCTCATCTCTCAATTCCCTCGCCGATTCCGACCGCCCCGCTTTCTCCCTCCTCTCCTCTCCCGATGCATACGCTTCCATCGCCGCTGCCCTATCCTCCCCTCTCTCCGGCACCGGAGACGACTCTATCTGCCAATGGCTCTACGATACCTACCAGTCATCCGATACAGAACTCCGCCTCGTCGTCCTCTCATTCATTCCACTTGTCGCCGGTATCTATCTCTCTCGCATCCATtctttctcatcttcttcatccatCGTTCCATCTCTAGCAGGATTCGAAGCCGTCCTTCTCGTTCTCTACTCCGCCGAGACTAAATCTCGCGCAGGCAAGCCAATTCTCGTCACGATCCCCGATCTATCTCAACCTTCACTCTACCACGCTCCTCGAAACAACAAATCAGCTGCGTCCGTGCAATCTCGTCCGTCTGTCGGCGTCCTATCCGCCCCTCTCGAGCCGCAGATCGCAGTGAAATCGACTAAACGTGCTTGCATAGTAGGGGTAGCCCTAGATTGTTATTACAAACAGATCTCCCAGATGCCGAGCTGGTCTAAACTGGAATTCTGTCAATTCGCTTCCGATTGGGCTGGGCAGGACTGCCCTTGTAAGTCGGAGTTTGATTCGGTTGAAGATGATGAAATCTCAGATGAAATGAGAAATTTACAGATTACAGTGAATGGGGAGAATTCGGCTGCTGCTAAAAAGGAGACAAGGATTCCGCTTCCTTGGGAACTACTGCAGCCGGTGTTGAGAATTCTGGGTCATTGTTTGTTGGCGCCTTTAAACGGGGAGCAGGTAAAGAATGGTGCAGCAATGGCAGTCCGGAGTTTATATGCTAGGGCTTCTCATGATTTGGTTCCTCAGGCTATTTTAGCTACCAGAAGCCTAATTCAATTGGACAAGAGGGGCAGGGAGGTAGCCAAGGCGGCCGCCATTGCTGCAAATTCTACCGGTTCTAATGCAAACACACCTAAATCTAGGAAGCCCGAGATTCTGCTGGTTTCAAAATGA
- the LOC124941776 gene encoding peroxidase N1-like, with the protein MKMILNTFLVFSLFLMVVVVDGQGGARVGFYSRSCPSAETIIRSTVRSHFQSNPLIAPGLLRIHFHDCFVRGCDASILIQGTSTELTTPPNSNLRGFEVIDDAKTQLEAICPGIVSCADILTLATRDAVVMTGGLRWEVPTGRRDGTVSLASETANLPGFRDPVAVQAKQFSDLGLNLQDLVALAGGHTIGTASCVVFSYRLYNFNSTGGPDPSINPSFLPSLRTMCPQNGNGQVRVGLDNGSPANFDTSYFMNLRNNRGVLESDQFLWTDPSTRPIVQGFLGTKGVRPLRFGLEFGRSMVKMGNIQLKTGTQGEIRKVCSRIN; encoded by the exons ATGAAAATGATTTTGAACACATTTCTGGTTTTCTCCCTATTCCTAATGGTGGTTGTAGTAGACGGGCAGGGTGGTGCCCGTGTCGGTTTCTATTCAAGGTCCTGCCCAAGTGCTGAAACCATAATCCGGTCGACTGTGAGATCCCATTTTCAGTCTAACCCATTAATTGCACCCGGTTTGCTTAGGATACATTTCCACGACTGCTTTGTCCGTGGCTGTGACGCATCCATACTGATTCAAGGAACATCCACTGAACTAACCACACCTCCCAATTCTAACTTGAGAGGCTTCGAAGTTATAGACGATGCTAAAACACAGCTTGAAGCTATCTGTCCAGGAATTGTCTCTTGCGCAGACATTCTCACTTTAGCTACTCGCGATGCTGTTGTCATGACGGGAGGACTGAGATGGGAGGTGCCGACTGGAAGAAGAGATGGGACAGTTTCCTTAGCGTCTGAGACCGCCAACTTGCCTGGTTTCAGGGATCCCGTAGCAGTGCAGGCCAAGCAGTTTTCTGATTTGGGTCTCAACCTTCAAGATCTCGTCGCCTTAGCTG GAGGGCACACGATAGGGACAGCTTCATGTGTTGTATTCAGCTACAGACTCTACAACTTCAACTCAACCGGAGGACCAGACCCATCAATCAACCCGAGCTTCCTTCCTAGTCTTAGAACCATGTGTCCCCAGAATGGAAACGGCCAAGTCAGAGTGGGCCTTGACAACGGAAGCCCCGCCAATTTCGACACCTCCTATTTCATGAACTTGAGAAACAATCGCGGAGTTCTTGAGTCCGACCAATTTCTTTGGACTGATCCAAGTACCAGACCCATCGTTCAAGGATTCCTCGGTACCAAAGGTGTTAGACCCTTGAGATTTGGTCTTGAGTTTGGAAGATCAATGGTTAAGATGGGCAACATTCAACTCAAGACCGGGACTCAAGGCGAGATTCGTAAAGTATGCTCtagaattaattaa